Proteins encoded in a region of the Mycolicibacterium chitae genome:
- a CDS encoding endolytic transglycosylase MltG: MTEDTEPQRAQPLAVGPPRRRMSRAARVRAERDRRRRRLVTGVAVAVLTVVAVGVVFLGSKLWHGMTGGPTDFTGEGVDDVVIEVHEGDSTTAVGQTLADANVVATAKVFVEAAANSDAIAAIHPGFYRVRTESPAALAVSTLADPANRVGKMTIPEGRQLDDTTDVKTHAVTDGIFTLISKASCVELNGAQECVPVEELQAAASAAPAADLRIPDWAAERVAAMGDDHRRIEGLIAAGTWNVNPSASGTEILANLIDISTNHYTRDGLLDTAAAMNMSPYDILVVGSLVQKESTEEDFPKVARVIYNRLAEPQRLEFDSTVNYSLDRQEIATTDADRATVTPWNTYASEGLPATPIAAPGQPAIEAAIHPAEGDWLYFVTIDMSGTTLFTRDYQQHLASIEIARRNGVLDSAR, from the coding sequence ATGACTGAGGACACTGAACCCCAACGGGCCCAGCCGCTGGCCGTCGGTCCGCCGCGGCGACGCATGTCCCGGGCCGCGCGGGTGCGCGCCGAGCGGGATCGTCGCCGGCGGCGCCTGGTGACCGGCGTCGCGGTGGCGGTGCTGACCGTGGTCGCCGTCGGGGTGGTGTTCCTGGGCTCCAAGCTGTGGCACGGGATGACCGGCGGGCCAACCGACTTCACCGGTGAGGGCGTCGACGACGTCGTCATCGAGGTGCACGAGGGCGACTCGACCACGGCGGTCGGCCAGACGCTGGCCGACGCCAACGTGGTGGCGACCGCGAAGGTCTTCGTGGAGGCCGCCGCCAACAGCGACGCGATCGCCGCCATCCACCCCGGCTTCTACCGGGTCCGCACCGAGAGCCCGGCGGCGCTGGCGGTCAGCACGCTGGCCGACCCGGCGAACCGCGTCGGCAAGATGACCATCCCGGAGGGCCGTCAACTCGATGACACCACCGACGTGAAGACGCACGCGGTCACCGACGGGATCTTCACGCTGATCTCCAAGGCCAGCTGCGTCGAACTCAACGGTGCGCAGGAATGTGTGCCGGTCGAGGAACTGCAGGCCGCGGCCTCGGCCGCACCCGCCGCCGACCTGCGGATCCCGGACTGGGCCGCCGAGCGGGTCGCCGCGATGGGCGACGACCACCGCCGCATCGAGGGGCTGATCGCCGCCGGCACCTGGAACGTCAACCCGTCGGCCTCGGGAACCGAGATCTTGGCCAATCTGATCGACATCAGCACCAACCACTACACCCGCGACGGACTGCTCGACACGGCCGCGGCGATGAACATGTCCCCCTACGACATCCTCGTCGTCGGTTCGCTGGTGCAGAAGGAATCCACCGAGGAGGACTTCCCGAAGGTCGCCCGCGTCATCTACAACCGGCTCGCCGAACCGCAGCGCCTCGAGTTCGACTCGACGGTGAACTACTCGCTGGATCGCCAGGAGATCGCGACCACCGACGCCGACCGCGCCACCGTCACGCCGTGGAACACCTACGCCTCCGAGGGGCTGCCGGCGACGCCGATCGCCGCGCCGGGCCAGCCCGCGATCGAGGCCGCCATCCACCCGGCCGAGGGGGACTGGTTGTACTTCGTGACCATCGACATGTCCGGCACCACGCTGTTCACCCGGGATTATCAGCAGCACCTCGCGAGCATCGAGATAGCCCGGCGCAACGGTGTCCTCGACAGTGCCCGCTGA
- the efp gene encoding elongation factor P, with translation MASTADFKNGLVLKIDGQLWQIIEFQHVKPGKGPAFVRTKLKNVVSGKTVDKTYNAGVKVETATVDRRDATYLYRDGADFVFMDSEDYEQHQLPDAMVGDAADFLLESMPVQIAFHDSVPLYLEMPVSVELEVTHTEPGLQGDRSSAGTKPATVETGAEIQVPLFINTGDRLKVDTRDGSYLGRVNG, from the coding sequence GTGGCATCGACTGCCGACTTCAAGAACGGCCTCGTCCTCAAGATCGACGGCCAGCTGTGGCAGATCATCGAGTTCCAGCACGTCAAGCCCGGCAAGGGCCCCGCCTTCGTCCGGACCAAACTCAAGAACGTGGTCTCCGGCAAGACGGTCGACAAGACCTACAACGCCGGGGTCAAGGTGGAGACCGCCACCGTCGACCGGCGCGACGCCACCTACCTCTACCGCGACGGCGCCGACTTCGTCTTCATGGACTCCGAGGACTACGAGCAGCACCAGTTGCCGGACGCCATGGTCGGTGACGCCGCCGACTTCCTGCTGGAGAGCATGCCCGTGCAGATCGCCTTCCACGACAGCGTCCCGCTGTACCTGGAGATGCCGGTGTCGGTCGAGCTCGAGGTCACCCACACCGAGCCCGGTCTGCAGGGCGACCGCTCCAGCGCGGGCACCAAGCCCGCCACCGTAGAGACCGGTGCCGAGATCCAGGTGCCGCTGTTCATCAACACCGGCGACCGGCTCAAGGTCGACACCCGCGACGGAAGTTACCTGGGTCGCGTGAATGGCTGA
- a CDS encoding B-4DMT family transporter, translating into MSKWLLRGLVFAGLMIVVRLVQGTLINQFETQALLISVVLLAIFGVLAVLWGLLDGRSDARANPDPDRRNDLAMTWLLAGLVAGLLSGLVCWVISLVYPALYVGGLINELTTFAAFTALLVFLPAITAAAVGRWLVDRKAPPLERRRESDWDEERADTDVFAAVRDDEHTAGAQEYPEQQSSSVALAERDPADEQQRRDQ; encoded by the coding sequence ATGAGCAAGTGGTTGTTGCGCGGACTGGTGTTCGCGGGCCTGATGATCGTTGTCCGCCTCGTCCAGGGGACGCTGATCAATCAGTTCGAAACCCAAGCGCTGTTGATCAGCGTCGTCCTGCTGGCGATCTTCGGGGTTCTCGCCGTGCTGTGGGGTCTGCTCGACGGCCGCTCGGATGCCCGGGCCAACCCGGACCCCGACCGCCGCAACGACCTGGCGATGACGTGGCTGCTGGCCGGCCTGGTCGCGGGTCTGCTCTCCGGTCTGGTGTGCTGGGTGATCTCGCTGGTCTACCCGGCGCTCTACGTCGGTGGGCTGATCAACGAGCTGACCACCTTCGCGGCGTTCACCGCGCTGCTGGTGTTCCTGCCGGCGATCACGGCGGCGGCCGTGGGCCGCTGGCTGGTGGACCGCAAGGCGCCGCCGCTGGAGCGCCGCCGGGAATCGGACTGGGACGAGGAGCGCGCCGACACCGACGTGTTCGCCGCCGTCCGCGACGACGAACACACCGCGGGCGCCCAGGAGTATCCCGAGCAGCAGAGTTCGTCGGTGGCGCTGGCCGAGCGGGACCCGGCCGACGAGCAGCAGCGCCGCGACCAGTGA
- a CDS encoding shikimate kinase, translated as MAPKAVLVGMPGSGKSTIGRRLAKATGSAFLDTDAQIVEVAGRPIADIFATDGEAEFRRIEEEVIKTALAEHDGILSLGGGAITSPGVRDALAGHTVVYLEISAAEGVRRTTSGTVRPLLAGGDPAEKFRKLMTERVPLYRRVATMRVNTNRRNPGAVVRYLAGRLENPQQAAPTKPARPTRRRRRAPWRQSGGAQPAPAAEPRQEPSTTSDPKSDPKADPKPSPPTPATPAALAARRSEVRK; from the coding sequence ATGGCTCCCAAAGCGGTACTGGTCGGAATGCCGGGATCGGGGAAGTCCACGATCGGCCGTCGATTGGCCAAGGCCACCGGATCGGCCTTCCTGGATACCGACGCCCAGATCGTCGAGGTCGCGGGCCGGCCGATCGCCGACATCTTCGCCACCGACGGCGAGGCCGAATTCCGCCGCATCGAGGAAGAGGTCATCAAGACCGCGCTCGCCGAGCACGACGGCATCCTCTCGCTCGGCGGCGGCGCGATCACCAGCCCCGGGGTCCGCGACGCGCTGGCCGGCCACACCGTGGTGTACCTGGAAATCAGTGCCGCGGAAGGGGTTCGGCGCACCACCAGCGGCACGGTGCGCCCGCTGCTGGCCGGCGGGGACCCGGCCGAGAAGTTCCGCAAGCTGATGACCGAACGGGTCCCGCTGTATCGCCGGGTCGCGACCATGCGGGTGAACACCAACCGGCGCAACCCCGGCGCGGTGGTCCGCTACCTGGCCGGGCGCCTGGAGAATCCGCAACAGGCCGCACCCACCAAGCCCGCCAGGCCCACGCGCAGGCGCCGGCGCGCACCCTGGCGGCAGTCGGGCGGCGCGCAACCGGCGCCGGCCGCCGAACCCCGGCAGGAACCCAGCACCACATCCGATCCGAAGTCCGATCCCAAGGCCGATCCGAAACCCAGTCCACCCACCCCGGCGACCCCGGCCGCGCTGGCCGCCCGCCGCAGCGAGGTTCGTAAATGA
- a CDS encoding M24 family metallopeptidase encodes MTHSQRRANLCARLQSASLDAMLVSDLNNVRYLSGFTGSNGALLVFADDRPAVLATDGRYRTQAGRQAPDVEVVIERACNLTLSTRAAEAGVGALGFEGHVLTFDAHHALTGALAEHPNTGLVRASGTVEELREVKDAGEVALLRLACEAADAALADLIERGGIRPGRTEKQVRNDLEALMLSRGADGASFETIVAAGANSAVPHHRPTDAVLAAGDFVKIDFGALVGGYHSDMTRTFVLGQPADWQREIYDLVAAAQRAGREALAPGVALCEVDAAARSVIADAGYGDTFSHGLGHGVGLQIHEAPGINAKAAGTLLAGSAVTVEPGVYLPDRGGVRIEDTLVVGNSPELLTRFPKELQIL; translated from the coding sequence GTGACACATTCCCAGCGCCGTGCCAACCTGTGTGCTCGCTTACAGTCCGCGTCGTTGGACGCGATGCTGGTCAGTGACCTGAACAACGTGCGATACCTGTCCGGGTTCACCGGCTCCAACGGCGCGTTGCTGGTTTTCGCCGATGACCGACCGGCGGTGTTGGCCACCGACGGCCGGTACCGGACGCAGGCCGGCCGGCAGGCGCCCGACGTCGAGGTCGTCATCGAGCGCGCCTGCAATCTGACGCTGAGCACCCGGGCCGCCGAGGCGGGTGTGGGCGCCCTGGGCTTCGAGGGGCACGTGCTGACGTTCGATGCCCACCACGCGTTGACCGGCGCGCTGGCCGAGCACCCGAACACCGGCCTGGTGCGGGCCTCGGGCACTGTGGAGGAGTTGCGGGAGGTCAAGGACGCCGGTGAGGTGGCGCTGCTGCGGTTGGCCTGCGAGGCCGCCGACGCCGCGCTGGCCGACCTGATCGAGCGCGGCGGGATCCGACCCGGGCGCACCGAGAAGCAGGTCCGCAACGACCTCGAGGCGTTGATGCTCTCCCGCGGCGCCGACGGCGCCTCCTTCGAGACCATCGTCGCGGCCGGCGCCAACTCGGCGGTCCCGCACCACCGGCCCACCGACGCGGTGCTCGCCGCCGGGGACTTCGTCAAGATCGACTTCGGGGCCCTGGTCGGCGGGTACCACTCCGACATGACCCGCACGTTCGTGCTGGGACAACCCGCGGATTGGCAGCGCGAGATCTACGACCTGGTGGCGGCCGCCCAGCGGGCCGGCCGCGAGGCCCTGGCGCCCGGTGTGGCACTGTGCGAGGTGGACGCCGCCGCGCGCTCGGTGATCGCCGACGCCGGCTACGGCGACACCTTCAGCCACGGCCTGGGACACGGCGTCGGACTGCAGATCCACGAAGCGCCCGGAATCAACGCCAAGGCCGCCGGTACACTGCTTGCTGGCTCCGCGGTCACCGTGGAACCCGGCGTTTACTTGCCCGATCGGGGCGGAGTCCGCATCGAGGACACGCTCGTCGTCGGCAACAGCCCCGAACTGCTTACCCGGTTCCCCAAGGAACTACAGATCCTCTAA
- a CDS encoding isopenicillin N synthase family dioxygenase → MLPVLDLATADDDPAGFRTALREAAHRFGFFYLTGHGIAESQITEILSLTRRFFALPAAAKDEISQLKSPQFRGYSRLGGELTNGQVDWREQIDIGPERPVLPDARGYWRLQGPNLWPSALPELRPAFERWSAALSAVGLRLLRHWAVSLGAAADLFDAAFAERPATLIKVVRYPGTTTIRQGVGAHKDSGVLTLLLLEPDSTGLQVALRADEWVDVPPLPGAFVVNIGELLEVATAGYLRATSHRVLAPAPGTDRVSIPFFLNPALDAQVPLIDLPAELAAAAKGVEVDPANPIFNTYGENAWKSRTRAHPDVAALHHGLEPASS, encoded by the coding sequence ATGTTGCCCGTCCTGGACCTCGCCACCGCCGACGACGACCCGGCGGGCTTTCGCACCGCGCTGCGCGAGGCCGCCCACCGCTTCGGGTTCTTCTACCTGACCGGCCACGGCATCGCCGAGTCGCAGATCACCGAGATCCTGTCGTTGACTCGGCGCTTCTTCGCGCTGCCGGCGGCGGCCAAGGATGAGATCAGCCAGCTGAAAAGCCCGCAGTTCCGGGGCTACTCGCGGTTGGGTGGTGAACTGACCAACGGTCAGGTGGACTGGCGCGAGCAGATCGACATCGGTCCCGAGCGTCCCGTCCTCCCCGACGCGCGGGGGTACTGGCGGCTGCAGGGGCCCAACCTGTGGCCGTCGGCGCTGCCCGAACTGCGGCCGGCGTTCGAACGCTGGAGCGCCGCGTTGTCGGCGGTGGGCCTGCGGCTGCTGCGGCACTGGGCGGTGTCGCTGGGTGCGGCGGCGGACCTGTTCGACGCCGCCTTCGCCGAACGTCCGGCCACCCTGATCAAGGTGGTGCGCTACCCGGGCACCACAACCATCAGGCAAGGCGTTGGTGCGCACAAGGATTCCGGTGTGCTGACGCTGTTGCTGCTCGAACCCGACTCGACCGGCCTACAGGTTGCGCTGCGTGCCGACGAATGGGTCGACGTTCCGCCGCTGCCGGGCGCGTTCGTGGTCAACATCGGCGAGCTGCTCGAGGTCGCTACCGCCGGGTATCTGCGTGCCACCTCGCACCGGGTGCTGGCCCCGGCGCCCGGCACCGACCGGGTGTCCATCCCGTTCTTCCTGAACCCGGCGCTGGATGCGCAGGTGCCGCTGATCGACCTGCCGGCCGAGTTGGCCGCCGCGGCCAAGGGCGTCGAGGTGGACCCGGCCAATCCGATCTTCAACACCTACGGCGAGAACGCCTGGAAGTCCCGGACCCGGGCCCACCCGGACGTCGCCGCGCTGCACCACGGCCTCGAGCCGGCCTCGAGCTGA
- the aroC gene encoding chorismate synthase, with the protein MLRWTTAGESHGRALVAVVEGMVAGVRVTSADIGAQLARRRLGYGRGARMKFEQDQVTVLAGVRHGVTLGGPVAIEIGNTEWPKWETVMAADPVDEEALADGARNAPLTRPRPGHADYAGMLKYGFDDARPVLERASARETAARVAAGTVAREFLRQALGVEVLSHVISIGDSQPYDGPPPQADDLAAIDASAVRAFDADAEQSMIAEIEAAKRDGDTLGGVVEVVALGLPIGLGSFTSGDNRLDSQLAAAVMGIQAIKGVEIGDGFTTARRRGSQAHDEMYPGPDGVVRSTNRAGGLEGGMTNGQPLRVRAAMKPISTVPRALATVDMATGEEAVAIHQRSDVCAVPAAGVVAETMVALVLARAVLAKFGGDSLTETRRNIESYLRAVAEHEPSGASTAVSG; encoded by the coding sequence GTGTTGCGATGGACCACTGCCGGTGAATCCCACGGCCGCGCGTTGGTGGCCGTGGTGGAGGGCATGGTCGCCGGTGTGCGCGTCACCTCCGCCGATATCGGCGCCCAACTGGCGCGCCGCCGCCTCGGCTACGGCCGCGGCGCCCGAATGAAATTCGAGCAAGATCAGGTGACCGTCCTGGCGGGCGTGCGCCACGGGGTCACCCTGGGCGGCCCGGTCGCCATCGAGATCGGCAACACCGAGTGGCCGAAGTGGGAAACCGTCATGGCGGCCGATCCCGTCGACGAGGAGGCGCTGGCCGACGGGGCGCGCAACGCGCCGCTGACCCGCCCGCGGCCTGGGCACGCCGACTACGCCGGCATGCTCAAGTACGGCTTCGACGACGCCCGACCCGTGCTGGAACGCGCCAGCGCCCGCGAGACCGCGGCCCGGGTGGCCGCCGGCACCGTGGCGCGCGAATTCCTGCGCCAGGCCCTCGGCGTCGAGGTGCTCTCGCACGTCATCTCGATCGGCGACTCGCAGCCGTACGACGGGCCCCCGCCCCAGGCCGACGACCTGGCGGCCATCGACGCCAGCGCGGTGCGGGCCTTCGACGCCGACGCCGAACAGTCCATGATCGCCGAGATCGAGGCGGCCAAGCGGGACGGCGACACCCTCGGCGGGGTCGTCGAGGTGGTGGCGCTCGGCCTGCCGATCGGGCTGGGCTCGTTCACCAGCGGGGACAACCGGCTCGACAGCCAACTCGCGGCCGCGGTGATGGGCATCCAGGCCATCAAGGGCGTCGAGATCGGCGACGGATTCACCACCGCGCGGCGGCGCGGTAGCCAGGCGCACGACGAGATGTACCCGGGCCCCGACGGCGTGGTGCGCAGCACCAACCGCGCGGGCGGCCTCGAGGGCGGCATGACCAACGGTCAGCCGCTGCGGGTGCGCGCGGCGATGAAACCGATCTCCACCGTCCCGCGCGCCCTGGCGACCGTGGACATGGCCACCGGTGAGGAGGCCGTCGCCATCCACCAGCGCTCCGATGTCTGCGCGGTCCCGGCCGCCGGCGTGGTCGCCGAGACGATGGTGGCGCTGGTGCTCGCGCGCGCGGTGCTGGCGAAGTTCGGCGGGGACTCGCTGACCGAGACCCGCCGCAACATCGAGTCTTATCTGCGGGCGGTGGCCGAACACGAACCGAGCGGCGCATCCACGGCTGTCTCGGGATAG
- the nusB gene encoding transcription antitermination factor NusB: MADGKQKVRQGRHQARKRAVDLLFEAEARELTPAEVADQRAELARRKPEIDPPAPYTDTVARGVTEHAAHIDDLISSHLQGWTLMRLPAVDRAILRVAVWELLHADDVPEPVAVDEAVELAKELSTDDSPGFVNGVLGQVMLVTPQIRAAAEAVRAIGLDTDQP, translated from the coding sequence ATGGCTGACGGCAAGCAGAAGGTCCGGCAGGGCCGACACCAGGCCCGAAAGCGGGCCGTGGATCTGCTGTTCGAGGCCGAGGCCCGCGAGCTGACGCCCGCCGAGGTGGCCGATCAGCGCGCCGAACTGGCCCGCCGCAAGCCCGAGATCGACCCGCCGGCGCCCTACACCGACACGGTGGCCCGCGGGGTCACCGAGCACGCCGCCCACATCGACGACCTGATCAGTTCGCACCTGCAGGGCTGGACGCTGATGCGGCTGCCCGCGGTGGACCGCGCGATCCTGCGGGTGGCCGTCTGGGAACTGCTGCACGCCGACGACGTGCCGGAACCGGTCGCCGTCGACGAGGCTGTCGAGTTGGCGAAGGAACTGTCCACCGATGATTCGCCGGGCTTCGTCAACGGCGTGCTCGGACAGGTGATGTTGGTCACCCCGCAGATCCGCGCCGCCGCCGAGGCGGTGCGGGCGATCGGTCTCGACACCGACCAGCCCTGA
- a CDS encoding LysR family transcriptional regulator has product MFDARRLVVFRAVVRAGSLSAAAATLNYTTSAVSQQIAALERELGVILLVRGHAGARPTTAGERLYDSAAEILAAIERAERRLDSPDTPELLRVASFASAAATILPTALAELRSAEPRLRPALVAADPDDGVALLSAGDVEAAVITEVPGERTAYPEVVSSPIYDDEFLLVLPPRHRLAGHAEIPLTALAAEDWVVSSATGVCPDARVFQNACRSVGFTPRVAFHSEDYPTLQGLVAADLGVSLVPSLAAAHVRPNVAIRRVAGMRPVRRIALATQHRPEAGTVLGALLSSAQAVGTRLANDSAYRVSERPFSVA; this is encoded by the coding sequence GTGTTCGACGCACGCAGGCTGGTGGTGTTCCGCGCGGTGGTGCGCGCCGGGTCGCTCAGTGCCGCCGCGGCCACGCTGAACTACACCACTTCGGCCGTCTCGCAGCAGATCGCCGCGCTCGAGCGCGAACTCGGCGTCATCCTGCTGGTGCGGGGCCATGCCGGGGCGCGCCCGACGACGGCGGGAGAACGGTTGTACGACAGCGCCGCCGAGATCCTGGCCGCCATCGAACGGGCCGAACGCCGGCTCGACTCCCCAGATACGCCCGAACTACTGCGCGTGGCCTCCTTCGCCAGTGCCGCGGCGACCATCCTGCCCACGGCGCTGGCCGAGTTGCGCAGCGCCGAACCGCGGCTGCGGCCGGCGCTGGTGGCCGCCGATCCCGACGACGGCGTCGCGCTGCTGTCCGCCGGCGACGTCGAGGCCGCGGTCATCACCGAGGTGCCGGGGGAGCGAACCGCCTACCCCGAGGTCGTGAGCTCACCGATCTACGACGACGAATTCCTGCTGGTCCTGCCGCCGCGACACCGGCTGGCCGGCCACGCCGAGATCCCGCTGACCGCGCTGGCCGCCGAGGATTGGGTGGTCAGCTCCGCGACCGGGGTGTGTCCGGACGCGCGGGTCTTCCAGAATGCCTGCCGCAGCGTGGGATTCACCCCGAGGGTGGCGTTCCACTCCGAGGACTACCCGACGCTGCAGGGTCTGGTGGCCGCCGATCTCGGGGTGTCGCTGGTGCCGTCCCTGGCCGCCGCGCACGTGCGGCCCAACGTCGCGATCCGGCGGGTGGCGGGGATGCGCCCGGTGCGCCGCATCGCCCTGGCCACCCAGCATCGCCCCGAGGCGGGCACGGTGCTCGGCGCGCTGCTGTCCTCGGCGCAGGCCGTCGGCACCCGGCTGGCCAACGACAGCGCCTACAGAGTTTCTGAACGCCCCTTCAGCGTCGCTTGA
- a CDS encoding shikimate dehydrogenase encodes MSSTVPADASLTGSPPRRAAVLGSPISHSRSPQLHLAAYRALGLTDWTYERIECTAAQLPVLVGGFGPEWVGVSVTMPGKFAALRFADEHTERAALVGSANTLVRTETGWRADNTDVDGVVGALEPVLTAPGGRAILLGSGGTAPAVVVALARLGMAEAVVAARNAERADELLRLADRVGVAARHCPLTDEALAAETEGAAVAVSTLPAEVAAERAGALAAVPVLLDALYDPWPTPLAAAVEAAGGTVVSGLQMLLHQAYAQVEQFTGRPAPRAQMAAALG; translated from the coding sequence GTGTCCTCGACAGTGCCCGCTGACGCCTCGCTGACCGGGTCGCCCCCGCGCCGCGCCGCGGTGCTGGGTTCGCCGATCTCGCATTCCCGTTCGCCCCAGCTGCACCTGGCCGCCTACCGTGCCCTGGGCCTGACCGACTGGACCTACGAGCGCATCGAGTGCACGGCGGCCCAATTGCCGGTGCTGGTCGGCGGATTCGGCCCGGAGTGGGTGGGGGTCTCGGTGACCATGCCCGGCAAGTTCGCCGCGCTGCGGTTCGCTGACGAGCACACCGAACGCGCGGCGCTGGTGGGCTCCGCGAACACGCTGGTGCGTACCGAAACCGGCTGGCGCGCCGACAACACCGACGTCGACGGCGTCGTGGGGGCGCTGGAACCGGTGCTGACGGCGCCGGGTGGACGCGCGATCCTGCTGGGCTCGGGCGGCACCGCCCCGGCCGTGGTGGTGGCGCTGGCCCGGCTGGGCATGGCGGAGGCCGTGGTCGCCGCGCGCAACGCCGAGCGGGCCGACGAGTTGCTGAGGTTGGCCGACCGGGTGGGCGTGGCGGCGCGGCACTGCCCGCTGACCGACGAGGCGCTGGCGGCCGAGACCGAGGGCGCCGCGGTGGCCGTCAGCACGCTGCCCGCCGAGGTCGCCGCGGAACGCGCGGGTGCGCTGGCCGCGGTGCCGGTGCTGCTCGACGCGCTCTACGACCCGTGGCCCACCCCGCTGGCCGCGGCCGTCGAGGCCGCCGGCGGCACCGTGGTCAGCGGTCTGCAGATGCTGCTGCACCAGGCCTACGCCCAGGTGGAGCAGTTCACCGGCCGCCCCGCGCCGCGCGCGCAGATGGCCGCCGCACTCGGCTAG
- a CDS encoding prepilin peptidase codes for MPYLLAGATLLWLTALTVYDLAQRRLPNALTLPGALAVVAVAAVCGAGAAALTGGLALAAGYLLVHLVAPTGLGAGDVKLALGVGALTGAFGVDAWALAACAAPLLTAGWALLGRRRVVPHGPAMCAASAVAVALA; via the coding sequence GTGCCCTACCTGCTGGCCGGCGCAACGCTGCTGTGGCTGACCGCGCTCACGGTCTACGACCTGGCGCAGCGTCGGCTGCCCAACGCGCTCACCCTGCCCGGGGCATTGGCGGTCGTCGCGGTCGCGGCGGTGTGCGGCGCCGGGGCGGCGGCGCTGACCGGCGGGCTCGCCCTGGCGGCGGGTTACCTCCTCGTGCATCTGGTGGCCCCGACCGGGCTCGGCGCGGGCGATGTGAAACTGGCGCTCGGGGTGGGGGCGCTGACCGGGGCCTTCGGGGTCGACGCGTGGGCGCTGGCGGCCTGCGCGGCCCCGCTGCTGACCGCGGGCTGGGCCCTGCTCGGTCGGCGCCGGGTGGTGCCGCACGGCCCGGCGATGTGTGCGGCCAGCGCGGTCGCGGTGGCCCTGGCCTGA
- the aroB gene encoding 3-dehydroquinate synthase, with the protein MSDSSNAPVTINVAVDPPYPVIIGTGLLGELGEQLEGARRVAIMHQPVLTQTAEAIRSFLADKGFDAHRIEIPDAEAGKDLPVVGFVWEVLGRIGIDRKDAVVSLGGGAATDVAGFVAATWLRGVSIVHVPTTLLGMVDAAVGGKTGINTDAGKNLVGAFHQPRAVLVDLATLQTLPRNELVAGMAEIVKAGFIADPTILDLIEADPEAALDPSGTVLPELIRRSIAVKAEVVAADEKESALREILNYGHTLAHAIERRERYRWRHGAAVSVGLVYAAELGRLAGRLDDDTANRHRTVLAALGLPVSYDADAFGQLLEYMAGDKKNRAGVLRFVVLDGLAKPGRLEGPDPALLAAAYSEVAAGE; encoded by the coding sequence ATGAGCGACAGCAGCAACGCCCCCGTCACGATCAACGTCGCGGTCGATCCGCCCTACCCGGTGATCATCGGCACCGGTCTGCTCGGCGAACTCGGCGAACAACTCGAGGGCGCCCGTCGGGTCGCCATCATGCATCAGCCGGTGCTCACCCAGACCGCCGAGGCCATCCGAAGCTTCCTGGCCGACAAGGGATTCGACGCGCACCGCATCGAGATCCCCGACGCCGAGGCCGGCAAGGACCTGCCCGTCGTAGGATTCGTGTGGGAGGTGCTGGGCCGCATCGGCATCGACCGCAAGGACGCGGTGGTCAGCCTCGGCGGCGGCGCGGCCACCGACGTGGCCGGCTTCGTCGCGGCCACCTGGCTGCGCGGCGTGTCGATCGTGCACGTCCCCACCACGCTGCTCGGCATGGTCGACGCCGCGGTGGGCGGCAAGACCGGGATCAACACCGATGCGGGTAAGAACCTCGTCGGCGCGTTCCACCAACCGCGGGCCGTGCTGGTCGATCTGGCGACCCTGCAAACGCTGCCCCGCAACGAACTGGTCGCCGGTATGGCCGAGATCGTGAAGGCCGGATTCATCGCCGACCCGACGATCCTGGACCTCATCGAGGCCGACCCGGAGGCCGCCCTCGACCCGTCGGGCACGGTGCTGCCGGAGCTGATCCGCCGCTCGATCGCGGTGAAGGCCGAGGTGGTCGCCGCCGACGAGAAGGAGTCGGCGCTGCGCGAAATCCTCAACTACGGACACACTTTGGCGCACGCCATCGAACGCCGCGAGCGGTACCGCTGGCGGCACGGCGCGGCGGTCTCGGTGGGGCTGGTGTACGCCGCCGAACTCGGTCGGCTGGCCGGCCGGCTCGACGACGACACCGCCAACCGGCACCGCACGGTCCTGGCCGCGCTGGGCCTTCCGGTCAGCTACGACGCCGATGCGTTCGGCCAGTTGCTCGAATACATGGCCGGGGACAAGAAGAATCGCGCCGGCGTGCTGCGCTTCGTCGTCCTCGACGGCCTGGCCAAGCCCGGTCGGCTCGAGGGCCCGGATCCGGCGCTGCTGGCCGCCGCCTACTCGGAGGTCGCCGCCGGCGAGTGA